In Crinalium epipsammum PCC 9333, the genomic window CAAATGGTTGATTTTCTACAAATTGCGACTGCATCCCTGTTCTCCTGTACGTTTTGCCGTTTTCTGATGTTGCCAGTAGAAATTTAATTTGACGTTTTCATCTTAGATATTTGGGCTAAAGACGAAGACTTTCTGCCAAAGTTCATACAATTGGGGAAGAGTTTACGCTTCTGTCAGTTATTAGCTATATACAAGGGAGAAATCCCTTACAACAAGTAGCACAACATCAAAAAAACTGACAACTACGGCTGAATGCTAATTACTTTCAGACTATTCCCTGTTCAATTAGCATAACTTGCCCACCCAAGGCTCTACCATGTGAAAATTACGGAGAAATATGAAAGCATTTGTCGCAGGAGCAACAGGCGAAACGGGACGTAGAATTGTACAAGAGTTGGTAAAACGTCAAATTCCTGTTCGCGCCTTCGTTCGGAATTTGGAAACAGCTAGGGAAATACTACCACCGGAAGCAGAATTAGTTACAGGTGATTTATTTTCAGTGGATAGTCTCAAGAGTGCGATCGCAGATAGTACAGTACTTTTGTGCGCTACCGGAGCAAAACCTAGCTTTGATCCCACTAACCCTTATAAGGTGGACTATGAAGGCACAAAGAATTTAGTAGATGCTGCCAAAGCAACCGGAATAGAGCATTTTGTGTTTGTATCTTCCCTGTGTACTTCTAAACTCTTCCATCCACTTAACTTGTTCTGGTTAATTTTAGTGTGGAAAAAGCAAGCAGAAGAGTACATCCAAAAAAGCGGTCTCACCTATACAATTGTGCGCCCTGGTGGATTGAAAAACGAAGATAACTCTGATTCTGTAGTGATGTCGTCAGCAGATACCCTGTTTGACGGTAGCATTCCCCGCCAAAAAGTTGCCCAGGTATGTGTGGAAGCACTTACTATACCTGAATCTAGGAATAAAATTGTCGAGGTTGTAGCTAAAGAGATACCGGAAAAAAGCTGGGATCAGCTATTTGCTGGGGTTGGGTAATTAGTGGGTTGGCGTAGCGTGCCGAAAGCATCGCTTTCTTGATTTATTCTGCAATATAAGGATCTTTGTGTGAGTAGGCGTTTCTCATCCCTGAAAGATGATCCAAAATCGAAGTTACAGCAAGAAATTGTGAGCAAATCAGCTTGGAAGATTAAACTTGCTGCCAGTATAAGTGCGATCGCTTTCCTACTCTTCCTGTTGAATTTTTCTTCAGGTAATCGAGAAACGCCATCCGTAAATTCACCTACAAACGCTTACGGAACACAACCACTTGTTCTTAAGGAAGGCGATCCATATATTCGCGCATTAATGCGAACTATCTCTGCAAGTGAAGCAAACGATCGCCGTCCCTATTCCATCATCTATGGTGGCGATCATGTCTCCGATTTAAGTAATCATCCTAACCGTTGTGTGCCGATTTTAGTTGGTCCTAATATTGGTAACTGTTCAACTGCTGCTGGACGTTATCAAATGATTAATACAACTTGGGATGAAAAAGCCAAGCGGTATCATCCAAGACCGTCAGGTTTTATGTTTTGGAAATCTTACAGTTTTGAACCAGAATATCAGGATGCCGTTGTTTACGCTTGGTTAAAAGATCCTCAAGCTTGGGGCGTTGATATTTCAGAACTACTGCGGCAAGGAAAAATTAACCAAGTGTTGAAACGGTTATCTGGTACTTGGACAAGCTTAGGATATGGAATTGAAGATAATTCTATGAGTAGCAAGCTACCTACAATATATAAAAAAATGTTACGAGAGGAATTACGCCAAGCTCATTGATAGCAAATGTTTAAAACCTATCCTAAAAATAATGTTTAAATAAAAAGCCCCAGCTTTTAACGGCTGGGGCGATTAAATATTTATCAGGGTGCATCTACCTCTTCCTTTTACCGCTACTCAGACTAACTATCAGGATAAATTTTAAAATATTTCCACTTAAACAAGATAAACATAAAATCTCCCCCTCCCCTTTATAAGGGGAGGGGGCTGGGGGGTGGGGTAATACGTTTAACTCGCGCTGACCTACTTATCTTAAATAAAGTACCAAAGCAGCACGGCTATTTGATTCACCACTATTCCCTACAGTTGATGGCGTAAATAAAGTATTAATACTTATCATAAAAATTCCCACCATTACAACATGAGCCATGATGTCTAAAATTGTGAATCCTTCCTGTTGAGTTTTATTAACAGGTGTTAAGCACCGATACAGGAGAGAATATTTCATAACCGGAACTTTTTTAGCTAAATCTATATCTCTATTGATCAGCTATTTTTGTTGTTTATCCAACCGTTTTTATAATGAATTTTTGAGTAGATATATCGTGTTTAACTATTTAATTTTAGTGAAATTACTTAGAAAATACTATGTTTAGGTTGTTTGCTATTTTAAGGAAATACACTTAGAGAAAAGGCTAATTTGAGAAATATATTTTTGCTTGACAGACAAAAATAACTTCCTAAAACCCCTAAATAACTTTTAGAAAAAGAGTAAAGCCAGGGCAGGCAGGTACTTTTGTACTTCACATTTAAATTTGTTGTAAATATACTTTGCCAGAATTATCAATTAAAAATAAAAACCCCAGCCGTTAAAGGCTAGGGGTCTTAATTATCAGGGTGCATCTACATATTCTTTATACTTAAGAATGTAATAGGATCAGGACAAATTACCAAAAAATACAGGAATTACGCATTTTGACGACCGATTAAGGCTTTGGGGGCTGAGGAAAAGCCTGGTTTGACAAATAATTTGATGCTACGTGATATAAAATTAAGTTCTGCACCTATATAGAACCCATTTGAGATCTATTCCTGAAACTAAAAGCCTTGCAGCTAGCTGGTTTTATCCCTGTTAAGAGCAAAAAACAGTTGAGTTTAAACAGGCTAATTCATTGTCAGCATTGTAACGGCTTACTTCAAAGCCAAGCACAAGTGCAAAAGATGTCAAATGGGTTCTATACAAGAGAGCAATCGAATTTGGCTCTCTCTACGAGCTAAGTTACAAATTTTATAGATTGATCGTTAGGATTTTTTTCTTGCTTTTTTTGTCGCTCAACACGACTGTATTGTAGGGTGATGTATCCGTAGAAGGCGGAATTGGCAGCTTAAAACTGGGGCTTTTATGATCGAGTTCGCCTAAATCAACGCTTTTCGTTATATCGCCATCTGTTGCAAGATTTGCGGTAAGTTCGCCTTTATAATCTTCAATTAAAAAGTCTCTAAAGGAAACGACTTTCCCACCCTCATCATCTATACCAAGGATGACCGTACCGCTGAAATTTGCGCCTTTTCGTTCTTCATCAACCGTTGCCATTATGATTTCCGAGGGGTCTTGACCGGACATATCTGCCATAAACTTTTTCCTGGGCGAATTCTCAACAATTGAAAATGATTTTACAAGAGCGCTATGGGCGATCACAAAACTCTCAGGACGTATTTCTGCATCGGAAAGTGCAAATGTATAGCCAAGTTACTTCTGGTTATACGCCTAATTGGAAGATTGAGTAGAATCCAATTTGAACTAGAGAGCCAAACCATCACTCTTCTGAAAAAGAAGCTACTGGCAAATCTAGCTTTGTGCCTGTTGCTGCTAGATGGGTTATTGAAAGGTCAAACGCTTGGGCGGAGCGATGTAAAAGTTTAGTCAAAAATTTTGACCGAACACTCGCTCGTGCCAATGCCAAGCTCAAGCTTTGTTTTATCAGATTGATGCTCACTCTTACTAGCTGATAGCTAAAAAAGATCTTAAATGGGTTCTATAAGCCACAATAATTTGCAAAAAACGATGCTAATTTGCGAATTACGACATATAATGTGCGAAAGTACAACAACAAAAAACCCCAGCCTAGAGTAGCTGGGGATGTTAATGTTTAGGGTGCATCTACCACTTACTTCTACTGCTGGGTTAGTTGAGTATCAGGATAAATTTTTTCTAACTTACTAAAGATCTGCGATCGCACCTAAATAAAGACTCACGGCAAAAATCGATCTAAAGCAGCCTTTAACTCTTCAATTTCGACTTCAATATTACCTTCTTTAGCAGCACGACCAATACACTCAGTTAAATGTTCATCCAAAATTATCCGCGCCACTCTATCTAAAGCACCCCGCACCGCAGCAACTTGCACTAGCACATCTGGACAGGGGCGGCTTTCCTGCACCATATTTTTAATTCCTCGGATGTGTCCTTCAATCCGGGATAGGCGGTTGATAATTCGTCGCTGTGACTCTTCACTGTGAACGTGAGGATGAATATGTTCTCCATCGCCATGCACATGAGGTTTTGCAGGTAGCGTTTCGTTAGTTAGGGGGTTTGATCCGATCATGCAGAGTTAATCAGGCAGCAGTGTAATCCAGATCCTAGCTTAACGGTTAATCTAACTTTGCCAATGTGTAGAGGCGTACCATATACGTCTCTATATCAAATATTTATACGGATCATTTTCAGAATTGCTATCATTTGTTGCTTCTGGAAGTAGAGGTACGGCATACCGTACTTTTATTAAGCTAATGTTGAGAAATTGTAAAAATAGCTTTAGGCATACTTTTTAATTGTTAAGTAAGTTTGCCCATGTTTCAGCAGCTTTGCCCTAAGTGAAGATGGATTCTATGAAATTTCCCCAGTTTTCTGTGTTATCAGGCAAAATTATTACCTATTTACTTACAACTCTAATTGCATCAGCATTAAGTTTTGGTATTTTTTGTAATTTACCTGCACAAGCAGCAATATCAAGCCAAATACCAGCCGCAAAATTAGCGGTACAGATTCCTAATAGCGGTAACGGGGATAGCTTTGTGGCTGCTGCTGTCAATCGGGTGGGAACAGCCGTAGTAAGAATTGATACTGAACGCACAATTACCCGCCGTGTTGATCCATTTTTTGATGATCCAAGATTACGGCACTTTTTTGGAGATCAATTTATTCCCCAAATGCCTCAACAAGAACGCTTGCGTGGTCAAGGTTCTGGCTTCATTATTGACCGTAGTGGGATTATTCTCACCAATGCTCATGTAGTCGATCAAGCAGATAAAGTAACTGTCACTCTTAAGGATGGGCGTACCTTGGAAGGAAAGGTGCAAGGGGTAGATGAAGTTACAGATTTAGCCGTAGTAAAAATTCAGGGAGGAAACGATTTACCAGTAACACCTCTGGGAGATTCTAACGTAGTGCAAGTAGGAGATTGGGCGATCGCAGTTGGCAACCCCTTCGGCTTAGATAATACTGTCACTCTAGGTATTGTCAGCACCCTCAAACGTTCCAGCGCGGCTGTTGGCATTCCTGGTAAACGGCTAGAGTTTATTCAAACAGACGCAGCCATTAATCCAGGTAACTCTGGAGGTCCATTATTAAATAGTAAAGGAGAAGTGATTGGCATCAATACCGCCATCCGTCCCGATGCAATGGGGATTGGTTTTGCGATTCCAATTAATAAAGCCAAAGAAATTTCTACTCAACTAGCACAAGGAATCAAGGTACAACATCCTTATTTAGGTATTCAGATGACAACCCTAACTCCCCAACTAGCTGCTGAGAACAATAGCGATCCTAATTCTCCCTTGCAAGTGCCAGAAATCAACGGTGTTTTAGTAGTGAGAGTTTTGCCTAATACACCAGCAGCACAAGCTGGTTTACGTCGTGGAGATGTAATTTTGCAGATTAACGAGGAACCTGTCACTACGGCTGAACAATTGCAGGACGTAGTTGAAAATAATCCAATGGGTTCTTTACTTCAAATAGAAGTCCAGCGCGGCAACCAAACATCATCGTTGGCTATCCGCACTGGAGAACTCCAAAACGCTGCTTAAATCACCTGAGTTCGACATCAGAAATTATTCGACCTCTTGCATCAGGCGATAAATCTCATATTTCATTTGCGTTAATCTGCTTTCTAAAAATCAAAATTCGACTTTTACCAGCAGTATATTGTTATCTATATAACGCAGATAATAGGGATTTCCGCTTATGTCGAACTCAGGTAATTTACCGACTACCCTAACTCTAATTCCACAACCCTCCGCACAATCTCAGTAACTTCTGTTGCCATTCTGGCATCAAGTTCTACCACTTCTTGATTAGGGTCTCTTGGTTGAAGCGCCTTACCGCCTCGTAAAGCCATAGTAAAGGTGAACAACTTAGCTGGCTTTCCTAATGCTTTTGGACGGCTATCTACAAAGTGTACCAGTGCTACATAGACAGCTTCAGTTCTCTCCCTAGTAGCAGTATTCCCATTGCCGAGTTTGGAAATAATCGCTACAGATTCAATGTCATTTTGTAAACCTAGTACTTGAATAGCTAAATCAGTTAAACGAGCCGGATCTGCTCCCATCGCAGTAATGACAGTTTTAAGACTTTTCCACTCTGCGTCTGGTAATCGCGATTGTCTGGGTATGTAATTATGCCAACCCAACATGGATACTAACCGTGTTAAATCATAAGCAGATACAGCATTACACTGCCATCTCGGAAGCTGTTGATCAGCATTCAAAATTACCTTTTTGGTGGTTGTATCAACTAACTCTGGTTGCTCAATAAAAGACTTTTCACCATATCTACCACGAAATATCAAATCCTGATTACCTGTAACAAATTTAAGCCACTTCTCTAAATCTAGGGGAAGAGAAAATCTCTTAAACATTGCACCCAGAGAATTTGAAGTAGCAATTTTTTTTTCGTAGCTAACTATATCTCTAGCTAAATCTTGAAACCGAAATGTATTTTTATTTCCAGATGTGTCTATACCTCTAATACTATAGGAATCAAAATCTACTGTAGGATTTCTTCTATTAGCGCGAGAAACCAGATTAAGCAACGCAATAATTTTAGTACTACTCCAAAATTCATCACACGCCAGAGCATTTCTTCCCAACCATTTAGTTAGAAATTTTCCTGTTTTGTCAAAACTACCGACGCAAACGCAAGCTTCCTTAATATCTGGATGAATAAAACTTAAGCCTTGCTCATTAATGCGAGGAATTTCTCCTAGGGCTGGATAAGGACTAAATGTAGCATTTACTGGATTTCCACTAACTAGATTTTTACCATCCGGTCTCTGCATTAACCGAGTGGGATAATCATTAATTTGTTTAGAGTATGGTGAAGTATTAATACCTTGATACATCAGCACAGGTTGGTTTTCTTTACCACCTGCGGCAGCTTTAAGAAATGCTTGATAAATTTGTTCTCGATTGTTGTTAGAGGCTAGGCTTAAATTGTCGAGAACAACTTTTTGAGCAGAAGATTGCTGAAGTTGAGATTTACCATCTAAGCTGTACTCAATAATTTCAGGATAGGTAGTATTGTCTGGTAGCGAATTTAAAGTGCCTGTAGCAAGTAAATTTTTATTGCTACCGACTATGGGACTAGACTGTGCCTGCACTCGCTGAATACTATTTTTAAAGCTGAATAATCCCACAATAGTAGTCAGCCCATACAGTATTTTCCGTCTTTTCAATCTCATGGCATTTCTCTCTGAAACTGGTTATCAATATATGCCTAAAGAGAGTTGAATGACAAGGGTAAAGGAATTATTTGCCTCGCAGACATAATCTATGTACAATTGCTATCTGCGATCGCTGAAGTCCTGATTAATAGAAAAAGCCCTACCTGTTTAAGGAGGGCTAAAGAGTATAAATCTCAGGCTGATTTTTGTTGTTTTTTCTCAACGCTAATAGCTAACTGCTAAAAGCTAATTATTCCTCATCTTCCTCTTCATCGTCGTCCTCAAAATCATCTTCATCGAAGTCTTCTATCTCATCATCTAATTCATCATCTATCTCATCTGAGAAGCCTGCACCAAAGGCGGGAGGTTTGCCTAATGTTAAGCTATCACCGCCAACGACATCGGCGCTAGGACGACCAACAATCCCAAAACCAGGGGCCGTTTCATCCAAGCTATAGTTACGGGCTGTCCGGTCATCTAGAACAACATCTAGAGGATCATCTATAGCAATACCAGCCACTTCTCCATAAGCGTAGAAACCGCCAACATTGCTAGTATCGGAATCCGTAGAACTACTCATCATCGCAGGATCTTCATAGGCATTAAATCCTGTTCCGGCTGGAATCAACCGACCGATGATCACGTTTTCCTTCAATCCACGTAACCAATCAGATTTACCTTCAATTGCTGCTTCAGTCAAGACACGAGTAGTTTCTTGGAAACTAGCAGCAGAAATGAAGCTATCTGTATTCAGCGATGCCTTAGTAATCCCCAGTAGTACTGGTGTGTATTCTGCTGGAGCGCCTCCAGTAATTGCCATCGCTTCATTTACTTGCTCAACCTGACGCAGTTCTACAAGTTCCCCAGGCAGCATGGTAGTATCGCCACCATCATCTATGCGAACTTTTGAGGTCATTTGACGCACAATTACTTCAATGTGCTTATCGGAAATCTCAATACCTTGTGATTGATATACCGACTGTACCTCGTTCACTAGGAACGCTTGCGCTTGTTGGAGTGCAAGTAACGCACCTTCATAAACCCCATGTTCTTCACGGTGTAGCTCGAAGAACAGTTCCAAGATTTCGTGAGGGTTGGATAAACCATCTGTAAGTGGTTCACCAGCAATGACTTCTTGACCATCGGAAACGATTACGTTCTGCCCTGGTCCTAATGGGTAGTCTTGAATTAAGCCTGAAGGCTCAATCACTTTGACTTCGGTTGCTTCATCGTCACTGTAAACTACAGAAGCAACACCAGCACGTCGCGCCATAATACAAGCTTCTTTGGGTTTACGTGCTTCCAAGAGTTCTTCAATTCTGGGCAAACCTTGGATAATATCCCCAGTTTTGGCGCGTTCAAATACTAGCAACACAAGGTTGTCACCGCGTTGTACTAAGTCGCCATCCTCAATGTGGAGAATCGCACCATTGGATACACGGTAAGGACGAGCTATCCTGAGTGTCACTGAATCTTCATTACGGGCAACCACTTGACCAGATTCCGGTGTAGGTAGACCTTCTGCTAGTGGCATACCAGCAACAA contains:
- a CDS encoding SDR family oxidoreductase, whose amino-acid sequence is MKAFVAGATGETGRRIVQELVKRQIPVRAFVRNLETAREILPPEAELVTGDLFSVDSLKSAIADSTVLLCATGAKPSFDPTNPYKVDYEGTKNLVDAAKATGIEHFVFVSSLCTSKLFHPLNLFWLILVWKKQAEEYIQKSGLTYTIVRPGGLKNEDNSDSVVMSSADTLFDGSIPRQKVAQVCVEALTIPESRNKIVEVVAKEIPEKSWDQLFAGVG
- a CDS encoding glycoside hydrolase family 24 protein, with protein sequence MSRRFSSLKDDPKSKLQQEIVSKSAWKIKLAASISAIAFLLFLLNFSSGNRETPSVNSPTNAYGTQPLVLKEGDPYIRALMRTISASEANDRRPYSIIYGGDHVSDLSNHPNRCVPILVGPNIGNCSTAAGRYQMINTTWDEKAKRYHPRPSGFMFWKSYSFEPEYQDAVVYAWLKDPQAWGVDISELLRQGKINQVLKRLSGTWTSLGYGIEDNSMSSKLPTIYKKMLREELRQAH
- a CDS encoding metal-sensing transcriptional repressor produces the protein MIGSNPLTNETLPAKPHVHGDGEHIHPHVHSEESQRRIINRLSRIEGHIRGIKNMVQESRPCPDVLVQVAAVRGALDRVARIILDEHLTECIGRAAKEGNIEVEIEELKAALDRFLP
- a CDS encoding HhoA/HhoB/HtrA family serine endopeptidase; translation: MDSMKFPQFSVLSGKIITYLLTTLIASALSFGIFCNLPAQAAISSQIPAAKLAVQIPNSGNGDSFVAAAVNRVGTAVVRIDTERTITRRVDPFFDDPRLRHFFGDQFIPQMPQQERLRGQGSGFIIDRSGIILTNAHVVDQADKVTVTLKDGRTLEGKVQGVDEVTDLAVVKIQGGNDLPVTPLGDSNVVQVGDWAIAVGNPFGLDNTVTLGIVSTLKRSSAAVGIPGKRLEFIQTDAAINPGNSGGPLLNSKGEVIGINTAIRPDAMGIGFAIPINKAKEISTQLAQGIKVQHPYLGIQMTTLTPQLAAENNSDPNSPLQVPEINGVLVVRVLPNTPAAQAGLRRGDVILQINEEPVTTAEQLQDVVENNPMGSLLQIEVQRGNQTSSLAIRTGELQNAA